Proteins from a genomic interval of Zingiber officinale cultivar Zhangliang chromosome 2A, Zo_v1.1, whole genome shotgun sequence:
- the LOC122042925 gene encoding uncharacterized protein LOC122042925, producing the protein MRALGCLGIALSLLSGCILLAIVAELYYFFWWKKRVAERDSEEDAHASPVRDLLQLFNWKKPCPPPADGGAPRSEDLLLKLSEEEDDAAEEEEEEELMMTLAAPQRSLFTITEETQEDLEAAGGSRRVRKSRAGSNGMSLRDWLQSAESPVLTPLSSPPFFSPPTGCYNLNGVNPLFEPSWEDDSGWLWPSPPPKLKFLMAAEAKLHKKTLMEEAVKGAQ; encoded by the coding sequence GTTGCATTTTGTTGGCCATCGTCGCGGAGCTGTACTACTTCttttggtggaagaagagagtgGCGGAGagggactcggaggaggatgccCACGCCAGCCCGGTCAGGGATCTCCTGCAGCTATTTAATTGGAAGAAACCATGTCCGCCGCCGGCGGACGGCGGCGCGCCTCGCTCCGAGGACTTGCTCCTGAAGCTTTCAGAGGAAGAGGACGACGCcgctgaggaggaggaggaggaggagctgaTGATGACTCTGGCGGCTCCTCAGAGATCGCTCTTCACCATCACGGAGGAGACGCAGGAAGATCTGGAGGCGGCGGGAGGCAGCCGCAGAGTGAGGAAAAGCAGGGCCGGCTCCAATGGCATGAGCTTGAGGGATTGGCTTCagtcagcagaaagtccagtcctGACGCCTCTCTCCtcgcctcctttcttctctccGCCGACGGGATGCTACAATCTGAACGGCGTCAATCCACTGTTTGAACCCTCGTGGGAAGACGACTCCGGCTGGCTGTGGCCGTCCCCGCCTCCGAAGCTGAAGTTCCTCATGGCGGCCGAGGCAAAGCTGCACAAGAAGACGCTGATGGAAGAAGCAGTCAAGGGAGCGCAGTAA
- the LOC122044187 gene encoding agamous-like MADS-box protein AGL61, whose amino-acid sequence MKKTSRGRQRIAMEAIENAAARQVCFSKRRAGVFKKAAELSVLCGAELDVLAFSPSGKPFSFGYPSVDSVFARFLSAWPAPPRHRPLAGAPVQSLGREESQLAELLEAERRRKAALEAAIFRPWGTVADLLDADVEALGMPELSLLQRALKWVRAEAAGRAEQLAFEALQPSNVTVNEGATAPNLLEFCYAPQGYGF is encoded by the coding sequence ATGAAGAAAACGAGCAGAGGCCGTCAAAGGATCGCGATGGAGGCGATCGAGAATGCGGCTGCGCGGCAGGTGTGCTTCTCCAAGCGCCGCGCCGGCGTGTTCAAGAAGGCAGCCGAGCTCTCCGTCCTCTGCGGCGCCGAGCTCGACGTCCTCGCCTTCTCCCCCAGCGGCAAGCCCTTCTCCTTCGGCTACCCCTCCGTCGACTCCGTGTTCGCCCGCTTCCTCTCCGCCTGGCCTGCTCCCCCTCGGCACCGCCCCCTCGCTGGGGCCCCTGTTCAGTCGCTCGGCCGGGAGGAATCGCAGCTCGCGGAGCTGCTCGAggcggagaggaggaggaaggccGCGCTCGAGGCGGCGATTTTCCGGCCTTGGGGCACCGTGGCGGACCTGCTGGACGCCGACGTCGAGGCGCTCGGGATGCCGGAGCTCAGCCTGCTGCAGAGAGCGCTGAAGTGGGTGCGGGCGGAGGCGGCGGGCAGGGCGGAGCAACTGGCCTTCGAGGCTTTGCAGCCGTCGAACGTGACGGTCAACGAGGGAGCGACGGCTCCAAATTTGTTGGAATTTTGCTATGCACCTCAAGGCTATGGCTTCTAG